The following proteins are encoded in a genomic region of Triticum dicoccoides isolate Atlit2015 ecotype Zavitan chromosome 1B, WEW_v2.0, whole genome shotgun sequence:
- the LOC119350778 gene encoding WAS/WASL-interacting protein family member 1-like: MFLSDPFSPFLASYLPPPQFPQPPASFLLNFRAGPLLLRHLALPPLPPPVSAAAAVQARTRPPKPIGARSSARSPELPAPLDLDRGSPSDALSRSAGESACLLSSPEPPSPPSQVAASAVSRLALLLPHCLSLFRRLPPPPELRARRRRPDLVAGAPPTSSRGRIRLRAVRIGPLQPPRTVSRLLRRPRLAAARRKHCRRSLPLLRVRVSARGRCLAGPQPSRRPPRPSSSRTGPQPTSFGFVPEL, translated from the exons atGTTCTTATCCG accccttctcTCCATTTTTGGCCTCCTACCTACCCCCTCCTCAATTCCCGCAGccgccagcctccttcctcctcaatttccgcgccggccctctcctcctccgccacttggcgctgcccccgctccctcCACCAGTCAGCGCCGCCGCGGCCGTCCAGGCCCGCACGAGGCCCccgaagcccatcggggcccgttCCTCAGCCCGCAGCCCCGAGCTCCCTGCccccctcgatctggatcgagggagcCCGAGCGATGCTCTCTCCCGCAGCGCCGGCGAGTCCGCCTGCCTGCTgtcgtcgccggagccgccgtctcCGCCGTCCCaggtcgccgcctccgccgtctCCCGTCTTGCTCTCCTCCTTCCTCACTGCCTCTCTCTCTTCCGcaggttgccgccgccgccggagctccgagctcgccgccgccgcccggatctcGTCGCCGGAGCCCCTCCGacttcctcccgtggccggatcCGGCTTCGCGCTGTCCGGATCGGTCCACTCCAGCCGCCCCGCACCGTTTCTCGCCTGCTTCGCCGTCCAAggctcgccgccgctcgccggaaGCACTGTCGGCGCAGCCTCCCTCTCTTGCGCGTGCGTGTGAGCGCACGGGGCCGCTGCCTCGCGGGCCCGCAGCCCAGccgccggcctccaaggcccagctcCAGCCGAACTGGGCCTCAGCCCACTAG cttcggtttcgttccggagttgtga